From a single Drosophila sulfurigaster albostrigata strain 15112-1811.04 chromosome 3, ASM2355843v2, whole genome shotgun sequence genomic region:
- the LOC133842135 gene encoding uncharacterized protein LOC133842135 isoform X1: MDNMSDGYLVICSYAIALLDLISAVLFASVSGMLYAQHHHWTSLAALIFSLMWMLSILLLLVGIYQRNLTYVRYWLVFTCLGIMLDAVLLLYGLTLAISINWEGVKITVLPFVGLAVEMTFVYIIYVFYLDMISREQWIPVARYTGGCNQQEVKDASSSDNTKRKERKRLKKLYKREEKAALKQLARKLRRGQV; the protein is encoded by the exons ATGGACAACATGTCGGATGGATATTTGGTGATTTGCAGCTATGCGATTGCATTACTGGATCTCATCTCAGCGGTGCTCTTTGCTAGTGTCTCCGGAATGCTTTATGCTCAGCAC CATCACTGGACATCGCTGGCAGCCTTGATCTTCTCGCTGATGTGGATGCTCAGcattctgttgctgttggttggCATCTATCAGCGTAATTTAACCTATGTGCGATACTGGCTGGTCTTCACCTGTCTCGGAATTATGCTGGATGCCGTATTGCTACTTTATGGCTTAACCCTGGCTATATCTATTAATTGGGAGGGTGTTAAGATTACAGTGCTGCCATTTGTTGGATTGG ctgtggaaatgactttcgtgtatataatttatgtattttatttggacATGATAAGTCGCGAGCAATGGATACCGGTGGCCAGGTATACAGGTGGCTGCAATCAGCAGGAAGTCAAAGATGCTTCGAGCAGTGATAACACCAAACGCAAGGAACGCAAGCGACTCAAGAAGTTGTACAAGCGCGAGGAGAAAGCTGCTTTGAAGCAACTGGCACGCAAGTTGCGCAGAGGTCAAGTCTAG
- the LOC133842135 gene encoding uncharacterized protein LOC133842135 isoform X2, giving the protein MWMLSILLLLVGIYQRNLTYVRYWLVFTCLGIMLDAVLLLYGLTLAISINWEGVKITVLPFVGLAVEMTFVYIIYVFYLDMISREQWIPVARYTGGCNQQEVKDASSSDNTKRKERKRLKKLYKREEKAALKQLARKLRRGQV; this is encoded by the exons ATGTGGATGCTCAGcattctgttgctgttggttggCATCTATCAGCGTAATTTAACCTATGTGCGATACTGGCTGGTCTTCACCTGTCTCGGAATTATGCTGGATGCCGTATTGCTACTTTATGGCTTAACCCTGGCTATATCTATTAATTGGGAGGGTGTTAAGATTACAGTGCTGCCATTTGTTGGATTGG ctgtggaaatgactttcgtgtatataatttatgtattttatttggacATGATAAGTCGCGAGCAATGGATACCGGTGGCCAGGTATACAGGTGGCTGCAATCAGCAGGAAGTCAAAGATGCTTCGAGCAGTGATAACACCAAACGCAAGGAACGCAAGCGACTCAAGAAGTTGTACAAGCGCGAGGAGAAAGCTGCTTTGAAGCAACTGGCACGCAAGTTGCGCAGAGGTCAAGTCTAG
- the LOC133842136 gene encoding uncharacterized protein LOC133842136: MVSALNGFGLAIGTMDIIGAVFFELMIICMLWRSRVTVKKNGSKQAKKMTFQGKEVGRRMLWIYVFLLNIWILASVLLICGIFLKKPQLLIFWLIWCLGGLILDIVFMLWWLWELLTGDAIDALTNILISILTMAIEFCFVYAVYNIYINLSSSGDGASNYIHPLLRFSYFLF, encoded by the exons ATGGTTAGCGCTTTGAATGGCTTTGGTCTGGCTATTGGCACTATGGATATTATTGGAGCTGTCTTCTTTGAGCTGATGATCATTTGCATGCTGTGGCGTAGCAGGGTTACTGTTAAAAAGAATGGCAGCAAACAGGCAAAGAAGATGA CATTCCAAGGCAAAGAAGTTGGCCGTCGAATGTTGTGGATCTATGTGTTTCTCTTGAATATATGGATATTGGCTTCAGTGCTTttaatttgtggcattttCTTG AAGAAACCTCAGCTGTTGATCTTCTGGCTGATCTGGTGTCTAGGGGGACTGATATTGGATATAGTATTTATGCTCTGGTGGCTATGGGAGTTGCTCACTGGCGATGCCATTGATGCCTTGACCAACATTCTAATATCAATACTAACAATGG CaattgagttttgttttgtctacGCAgtctacaatatttatattaaccTATCAAGTTCAGGTGATGGAGCATCGAATTACATTCATCCATTATTGcgcttttcatattttttattttaa
- the LOC133842140 gene encoding formin-like protein 2 isoform X1, with protein MKWIKYIFLLALLCAVALADLDAPESDDAISEGNDADDVTARGPFSPPSPPPPPRTPSPARPPSPAGPPMPNGWGR; from the exons ATGAAGTGGATTAAGTATATATTCCTTTTGGCACTTCTATGTGCTGTTGCATTGGCTGACCTAG aCGCTCCTGAGAGCGACGATGCCATATCTGAGGGCAACGATGCCGACGATGTAACTGCACGTGGACCTTTTTCTCCACCttctccacctcctcctcctcgaaCTCCTAGCCCAGCTAGACCTCCTAGCCCAGCAGGTCCACCCATGCCTAACGGATGGGGCCGCTGA
- the LOC133842133 gene encoding uncharacterized protein LOC133842133, protein MVLQEESLLYCAYAIAIFDLLCAVLFAVLSLCLILNHLSWLTIFCVCFGVFWITLILLLISGIYRRDSDMVRYWLMFSCFGIMIESILIVYAFMSHTTFQSGVVRNSFILCLGLFVEAIFAFIIYQFYLTVSSCNVCLDRRSSPNCSCTPTYPETVPQVEPDDSRQYQRLSRKTSKSYRHNILQSRHLGSPYTCGAKSSSSTFKRNCEEY, encoded by the exons ATGGTGCTGCAAGAAGAATCGCTACTTTACTGTGCCTATGCAATTGCCATCTTTGATCTGTTATGTGCTGTGCTTTTTGCTGTGCTCAGCCTGTGTTTAATCTTAAATCAT TTGAGTTGGCTAACAATTTTCTGCGTTTGCTTTGGCGTTTTTTGGATCACCCTCATTCTGCTGCTGATCTCGGGTATCTACAGG CGTGATTCGGATATGGTGCGATATTGGTTAATGTTCTCGTGTTTTGGAATAATGATTGAGTCGATACTGATTGTGTATGCCTTTATGAGTCACACAACTTTCCAGTCTGGCGTCGTTCGCAATAGTTTCATATTGTGTCTTGGCCTAT ttgttgaaGCAATTTTTGCATTCATTATCTATCAGTTCTATTTGACGGTGTCCAGCTGCAATGTATGTCTTGACAGACGCTCCTCACCCAATTGTTCTTGCACACCGACGTACCCGGAGACTGTGCCACAGGTGGAACCTGATGATAGCAGACAATATCAAAGGCTTAGCCGCAAAACTTCTAAGTCCTACAGACACAACATACTGCAGAGCAGACATTTGGGGAGTCCTTACACTTGTGGTGCCAAATCATCTTCCTCGACCTTCAAAAGAAACTGCGAAGAGTACTAA